A single window of Pseudomonas marginalis DNA harbors:
- a CDS encoding elongation factor P, protein MKTGKELKPGTVIRLENDPWLVQKAEFTKSGRNSAIMKTKLKNLLTGYKTEIVYSADDKLDDVILDRKEATLSFISGDTYTFMDTTDYTMYELNAEDIEAVLPFIEEGMEDVCEAIFFEERLVSVELPTTIVRKVAYTEGSARGDTSGKVMKPAKLSNGTELQVADFIEIDDLIEIDTREGGSYKGRAKK, encoded by the coding sequence ATGAAAACTGGTAAAGAACTGAAACCCGGTACAGTGATCCGTCTCGAAAACGACCCTTGGCTGGTTCAGAAAGCTGAGTTCACCAAGTCTGGTCGTAACAGCGCAATCATGAAGACCAAGCTGAAGAACCTGCTGACCGGTTACAAGACCGAGATCGTCTACAGCGCCGATGACAAACTGGACGACGTGATCCTCGACCGCAAGGAAGCGACCCTGTCCTTCATCAGCGGCGACACCTACACGTTCATGGACACCACCGACTACACCATGTACGAGCTGAACGCTGAAGATATCGAAGCTGTTCTGCCGTTCATCGAAGAAGGCATGGAAGACGTCTGCGAAGCTATTTTCTTCGAAGAGCGCCTGGTTTCCGTAGAGCTGCCGACCACTATCGTGCGTAAGGTTGCCTACACCGAAGGTTCCGCTCGCGGTGACACTTCGGGCAAAGTAATGAAGCCTGCCAAGCTGAGCAACGGTACCGAACTGCAAGTAGCCGATTTCATCGAAATCGACGACCTGATCGAGATCGACACCCGCGAAGGTGGTTCGTACAAAGGTCGCGCCAAGAAGTAA